A single window of Acetohalobium arabaticum DSM 5501 DNA harbors:
- a CDS encoding N-acetylmuramoyl-L-alanine amidase family protein: MLIHKRIIMLVILLTLVCYISPVLASSTVSKVFINDRLVRSDLKVKQMGDTLLIPVEILTEGFNLEVDWKNLIKTVNIKYDDKVIKLRAGESKVQVGDRIKELSSDIRLEKDRVLIPVDFISKILGYKVDWTDNTLQFSKPSGTVKDITYENQKFGEAIKIEITEQLDYEIKQLTAPDRLLIDIYDSKLAEDIDDIAVNNGSIFQIRSGQFNPGVTRVVLDLYQPLDYRTEVINKNGDCQLILKMNSKITGFKYDNNKGLFSISATDELNNYKTEFDKDNKKMIVKFPNMILDVVKDKFVIDNELVKNVNLTQLEKEGIPVIKVIFKMKKWFELDIEQDSENNNLLLLRPERRVELIDVNYDSQAGEVRIKTEYPVTPQVVPLEKGDRLVADFPNAVFRDLSQNITIEDEFIEEIRIAQFNKELVRTVIDLEKLVDYELESRVDKETDDYVTVVKLDSPKNLKSQAEKDIAEQETEEKSKQLRAVDITQQNQKTSMQVKLNTDSNYEIRKFNYPDRLVIDIPGAAAALKPTEITEAKGVIKDVRVSQFSRNPMIARVVFELSHAVDYQVVSEEETNEINLQIQATNSNNLNLVGKTIVIDAGHGGADPGAIGAGGTMEKDVNLDVAKKLASLLKEAGAKIRMTRKEDKYVTLWDRANEANELNCDIFVSIHANAHQKKKASGSETYVYPGSYGDNLVLAKKVQGSLHEKLGTPDRGVRFDKFYVLENTTMPSILVEIGFLTNSHEERLLASSSFKQKAAEGMYKGIVDFFSRTGKEEGN, translated from the coding sequence ATGCTAATTCACAAACGGATAATTATGTTAGTGATTTTACTTACTTTAGTATGTTATATATCACCTGTTTTGGCTTCGAGTACAGTTTCTAAGGTATTTATTAATGATCGGCTTGTACGGTCTGATTTAAAAGTTAAGCAGATGGGGGATACTTTATTAATTCCTGTTGAAATATTAACAGAGGGATTTAATTTAGAGGTTGATTGGAAGAATCTAATTAAAACAGTTAATATAAAATATGATGATAAAGTAATTAAATTAAGAGCAGGAGAGAGTAAAGTGCAGGTTGGAGATAGGATTAAAGAGTTATCTTCAGATATTAGATTGGAAAAGGATAGAGTCTTGATTCCAGTAGATTTTATAAGTAAAATATTAGGTTATAAAGTAGACTGGACTGATAATACTCTACAGTTTTCTAAGCCTTCCGGTACGGTAAAGGATATTACATATGAGAATCAGAAGTTTGGCGAAGCAATTAAGATTGAAATTACAGAGCAACTGGATTATGAAATCAAACAATTAACTGCTCCGGATCGTTTGTTGATTGATATATATGATTCTAAGTTAGCAGAGGATATTGATGATATTGCTGTGAATAATGGATCAATATTTCAGATTAGAAGCGGTCAGTTCAACCCAGGGGTTACGAGAGTTGTATTAGATCTATATCAGCCTTTAGATTATAGAACGGAAGTTATTAACAAGAATGGAGATTGTCAGTTAATATTGAAGATGAATTCTAAGATTACTGGTTTTAAATATGATAATAATAAAGGTTTATTCTCAATTTCTGCTACTGATGAATTGAATAATTATAAAACAGAATTTGATAAAGATAATAAAAAGATGATAGTTAAGTTTCCAAATATGATTTTAGATGTAGTAAAGGATAAGTTTGTAATAGATAATGAGTTAGTTAAAAATGTTAATTTAACACAGTTAGAAAAGGAAGGAATTCCAGTAATAAAGGTTATTTTTAAAATGAAAAAATGGTTTGAATTGGATATTGAGCAGGATTCAGAGAACAATAATCTATTATTATTGCGTCCAGAGAGGCGAGTTGAGTTAATAGATGTTAATTATGATTCACAGGCAGGAGAGGTTAGAATAAAGACTGAATATCCGGTCACTCCTCAGGTGGTTCCGCTAGAAAAAGGGGATCGTTTAGTTGCCGATTTTCCGAATGCAGTTTTCCGGGATTTAAGCCAGAATATTACAATAGAAGATGAGTTTATAGAAGAAATTAGAATAGCTCAATTCAATAAAGAGCTGGTTCGAACAGTAATTGATTTGGAAAAACTAGTGGATTATGAGCTTGAAAGTAGAGTAGACAAAGAAACGGATGATTATGTTACAGTAGTAAAACTGGATTCGCCTAAGAATCTTAAGTCACAGGCTGAAAAAGATATTGCTGAGCAGGAAACTGAGGAGAAAAGCAAACAGTTGAGGGCTGTTGATATAACACAGCAAAATCAAAAAACCTCAATGCAGGTTAAGTTAAATACTGACTCTAATTATGAAATCAGAAAGTTTAATTATCCAGATAGATTGGTAATCGATATTCCAGGGGCAGCAGCTGCTTTAAAGCCGACAGAAATTACTGAGGCTAAAGGGGTTATTAAGGATGTTAGAGTGAGCCAGTTTTCACGTAATCCAATGATAGCCAGAGTAGTATTTGAATTATCTCATGCAGTTGATTATCAGGTAGTTTCAGAGGAAGAGACCAATGAGATAAATCTTCAAATCCAAGCTACTAACAGTAATAACTTGAATTTAGTAGGAAAAACGATTGTAATTGATGCTGGGCATGGAGGAGCTGATCCTGGAGCTATTGGGGCTGGAGGAACTATGGAGAAAGATGTTAATTTAGATGTTGCTAAAAAATTAGCATCCCTCTTAAAAGAGGCTGGAGCTAAGATTAGGATGACTAGAAAAGAAGATAAGTATGTTACACTCTGGGATCGAGCGAATGAGGCTAATGAATTAAACTGTGATATATTTGTTAGTATTCATGCCAATGCTCACCAAAAGAAGAAAGCTTCAGGATCTGAAACCTACGTTTATCCCGGCAGCTATGGTGATAACTTGGTACTGGCTAAAAAAGTACAGGGCTCATTACATGAAAAGTTAGGAACTCCTGATCGTGGTGTTAGATTTGATAAATTTTATGTTTTGGAGAATACCACTATGCCTTCAATTTTGGTTGAGATTGGTTTTTTAACTAATAGTCATGAAGAAAGGTTACTGGCTAGCTCTAGTTTTAAGCAGAAGGCAGCTGAAGGAATGTATAAAGGAATAGTTGATTTCTTTAGCCGAACAGGCAAGGAGGAAGGAAACTAA
- a CDS encoding GerMN domain-containing protein, with product MMTDKEKKNYLLIAGITLISVIILFILFTTSQSETKEVKLYFSYNQGQNLKSEVRRVESDQLYVNTIQELIQGPTDKYLGQTLPDGTKLIDFKLRKEVLILNFNSKFRENHWGGSTGEIMTIYSIVNTMAQFPEVKQVQFLIAGTKIESLVGHIDLTDPIGPNDELIEYEN from the coding sequence ATGATGACGGATAAAGAAAAGAAGAATTATCTGTTAATTGCGGGTATTACCTTAATTTCAGTAATTATATTATTTATTTTATTTACTACTTCTCAGAGTGAAACGAAAGAAGTAAAGCTTTATTTTAGTTATAATCAAGGACAGAATTTGAAATCAGAAGTAAGAAGAGTTGAATCAGACCAATTATATGTTAATACTATTCAAGAGTTAATTCAGGGGCCAACAGATAAATATCTAGGCCAGACTCTTCCAGACGGAACTAAATTGATAGATTTTAAGCTAAGAAAGGAAGTATTAATTCTAAATTTCAATTCTAAATTTAGGGAGAATCATTGGGGTGGCAGTACTGGTGAGATTATGACTATCTATTCTATTGTTAATACTATGGCTCAGTTTCCTGAAGTTAAGCAGGTTCAATTCTTAATTGCCGGAACAAAGATTGAGAGTTTAGTAGGACATATTGATTTAACAGATCCTATTGGACCTAATGATGAATTAATAGAATATGAAAATTAG
- a CDS encoding electron transfer flavoprotein subunit beta/FixA family protein, which translates to MEILVCVKQVPETKDVEVDENGNLIRDGVDSIMNPYDMYALETALQLKEEHGGTVTAITMGPPQAKEVLKEAYMMGADRGYLLSDIKFAGADVLATSYTLAQGLEVIGLKDGYDLIICGMESTDGDTAQVGPAIAETLDIPHVAYVSSIEESTKDKIVVEKDMADTIEIVEFSYPGLITVTKHVKQPRLPSYKLKLETQDREINTLTFDDLPDDDETNFGLKGSPTQVEKVFPPDDDIEQVMWDGTGEELSDKMYNELKELKMI; encoded by the coding sequence TTGGAGATTTTAGTATGTGTTAAACAGGTTCCTGAAACTAAGGATGTAGAAGTTGATGAAAATGGTAATTTAATTCGTGATGGGGTAGATTCTATAATGAACCCTTATGACATGTATGCTCTTGAAACTGCATTACAGTTAAAAGAAGAGCATGGAGGAACAGTTACAGCTATTACTATGGGACCTCCCCAGGCTAAAGAAGTACTTAAAGAAGCCTATATGATGGGAGCAGATAGAGGATATCTTCTATCTGATATTAAGTTTGCCGGGGCTGATGTGTTAGCTACCAGTTATACTCTGGCTCAGGGGTTAGAAGTAATTGGCCTCAAGGATGGCTATGATTTGATTATCTGTGGTATGGAGAGTACTGATGGAGATACTGCTCAGGTTGGTCCTGCTATAGCAGAAACTTTAGACATTCCTCATGTAGCTTATGTTAGTTCGATAGAGGAGTCTACTAAAGATAAGATAGTTGTGGAAAAAGATATGGCTGATACAATTGAGATAGTTGAATTCAGTTATCCAGGCTTAATTACTGTAACTAAGCATGTAAAGCAGCCGCGCCTGCCTTCTTATAAACTCAAATTAGAAACCCAGGATAGGGAGATTAATACTCTTACATTCGATGATTTACCTGATGATGATGAGACGAATTTTGGATTAAAAGGTTCGCCAACTCAGGTAGAAAAGGTATTCCCACCTGATGATGATATTGAGCAGGTTATGTGGGATGGAACTGGCGAAGAATTATCTGATAAAATGTATAATGAGTTAAAGGAGTTGAAGATGATATGA
- a CDS encoding FadR/GntR family transcriptional regulator — protein sequence MSIFKPIKNKRIYQQIIEQVRELIADGTLEPGDKLMSERAMAEKLDVSRASIREAFSVLEMLGLIESRPGEGTFITDADSNALIEPLALVLMIDQDNVFELLEIRKIIEVGNAGLAAERATDEKLKEMKEALSLMRKQRSTGEMASDADFKFHFAVAKGTGNKILVKIMHVIADLLYNSIGMNLQQMYKVEGNSEMIIQQHKNIYKNIMEKNVRGAKQAMYHHLEAAREEILWIIKESNRLKDET from the coding sequence ATGTCAATTTTTAAACCGATTAAAAATAAGAGGATCTATCAACAGATAATAGAACAAGTTCGAGAATTGATTGCTGATGGTACATTAGAGCCTGGAGATAAATTGATGTCAGAGCGAGCTATGGCTGAGAAGCTGGATGTCAGCCGTGCTTCCATTAGAGAAGCCTTTAGTGTGTTGGAAATGTTAGGTTTAATTGAAAGCAGGCCAGGAGAGGGAACCTTTATTACTGATGCAGATTCAAATGCTTTAATTGAACCTTTGGCTTTGGTATTAATGATAGATCAGGATAATGTTTTTGAATTACTGGAGATTCGCAAAATAATTGAAGTAGGTAATGCAGGTTTAGCAGCAGAGCGGGCTACAGATGAAAAACTAAAAGAGATGAAAGAGGCTTTGAGTTTAATGAGGAAACAGAGATCTACAGGAGAAATGGCTTCTGATGCAGATTTCAAGTTTCATTTTGCGGTAGCTAAGGGGACTGGAAATAAAATTTTGGTAAAGATAATGCATGTAATTGCTGATTTATTGTATAATTCTATCGGAATGAATCTGCAGCAGATGTATAAAGTAGAGGGGAATTCAGAAATGATAATTCAGCAGCATAAAAATATATATAAAAATATAATGGAAAAGAATGTTAGAGGCGCTAAACAGGCAATGTACCACCATCTAGAAGCAGCAAGAGAAGAAATACTGTGGATTATTAAAGAAAGCAATAGACTAAAAGATGAGACT
- a CDS encoding DRTGG domain-containing protein — MELKEIISILDLTVVDRSIELDSEVTGGYSSDLLSHVMGQANPGDLWITIQTHQNIVAVASLIGLAGIIIVDGAELDEETIIKAKEEEIPLLTTELSAYEIAGRLYKLGV; from the coding sequence TTGGAGTTAAAAGAAATTATTTCTATATTGGACTTAACAGTAGTTGATAGATCAATTGAATTAGATTCTGAAGTAACAGGAGGATATTCTTCTGATTTATTGAGCCATGTAATGGGCCAGGCTAATCCGGGTGACTTATGGATTACTATTCAGACGCATCAGAATATAGTAGCAGTAGCCTCTTTAATTGGATTAGCCGGAATTATAATTGTTGATGGGGCGGAGCTGGATGAAGAAACTATAATTAAAGCCAAAGAAGAAGAAATTCCCTTATTAACTACTGAACTATCAGCTTATGAAATAGCAGGGCGACTGTATAAATTAGGAGTTTAA
- a CDS encoding DRTGG domain-containing protein — protein MELKDVKEITESEIIIGEDNLDLEITTACGADLMSDVLAFTVEKTLLLTGLTKLQVIRTADLIDLSAIIFVRGKQPSDEAVKLAQETEIPLLYTDYTLYESCGRLYQAGLGAE, from the coding sequence ATGGAGCTTAAAGATGTAAAAGAGATTACAGAATCAGAGATAATAATAGGTGAAGACAATCTGGATTTAGAAATCACTACTGCTTGTGGGGCTGACTTAATGAGTGATGTATTAGCCTTTACTGTTGAAAAGACGCTCTTATTAACAGGATTGACTAAGCTTCAGGTGATTAGAACTGCAGATTTAATTGATTTATCGGCAATTATCTTTGTTAGAGGCAAACAGCCTAGTGATGAGGCAGTAAAATTGGCTCAAGAGACTGAAATTCCGTTATTATACACAGATTATACCTTATATGAGTCATGCGGCCGGTTGTATCAGGCAGGTTTAGGTGCGGAATAA
- a CDS encoding PHP domain-containing protein, producing the protein MIEYLADLHVHTVLSPCGDLIMTPQNIIQTAEAKGIDILAITDHNSAENLEVALKLAKSSTVNIIPGMEIETKEEIHLITLFSDLKAVMSFQKLVYSHLPPVDNDEEVFGPQLITDEKDQFIDRIEQLLLISTDLSLEETVAEVEKRGGIIFPAHVDKKEYSILTSLGFIPEEVNFSVLEISKFCSQIELYNKFPTAESYRLIKSSDAHYISDIAPHIKFKLKAPILSEINLAFKGDKDRKVVINK; encoded by the coding sequence ATGATAGAATATTTAGCTGATCTACATGTTCATACAGTTCTGTCTCCATGTGGTGATTTGATAATGACTCCGCAGAATATTATTCAGACAGCAGAAGCTAAAGGAATAGATATTTTAGCAATTACTGATCATAATTCGGCTGAAAATTTGGAAGTAGCTTTGAAATTGGCTAAGAGTTCAACCGTTAATATAATCCCAGGTATGGAGATTGAGACTAAAGAGGAAATTCATTTAATTACTCTTTTTTCTGATTTAAAAGCAGTAATGTCTTTTCAAAAATTAGTCTATTCTCATTTGCCGCCGGTTGATAATGATGAAGAGGTTTTTGGTCCTCAGTTAATTACTGATGAGAAGGATCAATTCATAGATAGGATAGAGCAGCTGCTTTTAATATCGACGGATCTTTCTTTAGAAGAGACAGTAGCCGAAGTAGAAAAACGGGGTGGAATAATCTTTCCGGCTCATGTCGATAAAAAAGAGTACAGTATATTGACCAGTTTGGGCTTTATTCCAGAAGAAGTTAATTTTTCAGTATTGGAAATTTCTAAATTCTGTTCCCAAATAGAATTATATAATAAATTTCCAACAGCAGAATCTTATCGGTTAATAAAGTCTTCAGATGCACATTATATATCTGATATAGCGCCACATATTAAATTTAAATTAAAAGCACCAATTTTATCAGAAATAAATCTGGCTTTTAAAGGTGATAAGGACCGGAAGGTAGTAATTAACAAATGA
- a CDS encoding FAD-binding oxidoreductase, whose amino-acid sequence MSYNKVTEEDIKCLEEILDSDRVTIKENINEDYAHDELAELKVYPEVMVEPETTEEVSEIMKLASERNIPVTPRGTGTGLCGGAVAMEGGILLLTTAMDEIIEIDEENLTAKVQPGVILMSFAEKVNDLGFMYPPDPGEKSATLGGNVLTNAGGMRAVKYGVTRDYVLGMEIVLPNGEVINTGGKVVKNSSGYSIKDLMVSSEGTLGIVTEITLKLIPLPKKQLTLLIPFDSLDEAIDTVPEIINAKIVPTGIEFMEREVLLAATDYLGKGFPETSAPAYLLLTFYGNDNEELEKKYEAAADVCLDNDAYDVYIANTEERQDVIWDTRGALLEALKAVSHLDECDVVVPRNRVAEFVKYTHKLEEKHDLRIRSFGHAGDGNLHIYTLKDDLDEETWHERNKAVMDDMYAKAREMKGQVSGEHGIAYAKKEYLHEDIGKTQVELMKGIKEVFDPQNILNPGKTV is encoded by the coding sequence ATGAGTTATAATAAGGTTACTGAGGAAGATATAAAGTGTTTAGAAGAAATCTTAGACTCTGATCGAGTTACTATAAAAGAAAACATTAATGAAGATTATGCTCATGATGAGTTGGCTGAGCTTAAAGTATATCCTGAGGTAATGGTGGAACCTGAAACAACAGAAGAGGTATCTGAAATTATGAAATTAGCCTCGGAAAGAAATATTCCGGTAACCCCGCGGGGAACCGGAACAGGACTCTGTGGTGGAGCAGTAGCTATGGAAGGCGGAATTCTGCTACTAACTACTGCCATGGATGAGATTATTGAGATTGATGAAGAAAATTTAACAGCTAAAGTTCAACCGGGAGTTATTTTGATGAGCTTTGCCGAAAAAGTAAATGATTTAGGCTTTATGTATCCTCCAGATCCCGGGGAAAAGAGTGCAACTTTAGGCGGTAATGTCTTAACTAATGCCGGCGGGATGAGAGCTGTTAAGTATGGCGTTACTAGGGATTATGTATTGGGAATGGAGATTGTATTACCTAATGGTGAAGTTATTAATACTGGTGGAAAAGTAGTTAAGAACAGTTCTGGTTACAGTATTAAAGACTTGATGGTCAGCTCTGAGGGAACATTGGGAATTGTTACTGAAATTACTTTGAAGCTGATACCGTTACCTAAAAAGCAGCTTACTCTCTTAATTCCCTTTGATAGCCTAGATGAGGCTATTGATACTGTACCGGAGATTATTAATGCCAAAATAGTTCCGACTGGAATTGAGTTTATGGAACGGGAAGTATTATTGGCAGCGACTGATTACTTAGGAAAGGGATTTCCTGAGACTTCTGCACCGGCTTATCTGTTATTGACCTTCTATGGTAATGATAATGAAGAGTTAGAGAAAAAGTATGAAGCAGCAGCTGATGTATGTCTGGATAATGATGCCTATGATGTTTATATTGCTAATACAGAAGAAAGACAGGATGTTATCTGGGACACAAGAGGAGCTTTGCTGGAAGCACTAAAGGCTGTAAGCCATTTAGATGAATGTGATGTAGTTGTACCTAGAAATAGAGTTGCTGAGTTTGTAAAGTATACTCATAAATTAGAAGAAAAACATGATTTAAGAATCCGGAGTTTCGGCCATGCTGGAGACGGTAATCTGCATATTTATACTTTAAAAGATGATTTAGATGAAGAGACTTGGCATGAGAGAAATAAAGCTGTAATGGATGATATGTATGCTAAGGCTAGAGAGATGAAAGGACAGGTATCAGGAGAACATGGAATTGCTTATGCGAAAAAAGAATATCTTCATGAAGATATAGGCAAGACACAGGTTGAATTAATGAAAGGGATTAAGGAAGTCTTTGATCCACAGAACATTCTAAACCCAGGTAAGACTGTCTAG
- a CDS encoding CBS domain-containing protein produces MQNFTLEFVKQISADLTINDIMTTDVITLHPDNKLKNAKEIMRLRKISGIPIVDQNKRLLGIISIDDIIQGLEYNKLDNKINSLMSTDLITVNNQNNSIGDVLFKFKKYKFGRLPVIDNNNKLVGIITPGDITRKLLSKVKEKISEDSFAENGVRKEDEEASKEEVQPLELQIEGGNFKKGGNASSRIKKTLQQLEISAAVIRKAAIVIYEAEMNVIIHAKRGKVLLEVDQSRIKITVEDSGPGIKDVESAMEPGYSTASEYIRELGFGAGMGLANIKRYSDELNIDSKVSQGTKIEAEIYLESDD; encoded by the coding sequence TTGCAGAATTTTACACTGGAATTTGTTAAACAGATTTCGGCTGATTTAACAATTAATGATATTATGACTACTGATGTAATTACCCTGCATCCTGATAATAAGTTAAAGAATGCTAAAGAAATTATGCGCCTTAGAAAGATTTCAGGAATTCCTATTGTTGATCAGAATAAAAGACTGTTGGGAATTATTAGCATTGATGATATAATTCAGGGATTGGAATATAATAAATTAGATAATAAGATCAATAGTTTAATGAGTACAGATTTAATTACAGTTAATAATCAGAATAATTCTATTGGTGATGTTTTATTTAAGTTTAAGAAGTATAAATTTGGTAGACTGCCGGTAATAGATAATAATAATAAATTAGTAGGAATTATTACTCCTGGTGATATTACCCGTAAATTATTATCCAAAGTTAAAGAAAAGATAAGTGAAGATTCTTTTGCTGAAAATGGAGTTAGAAAAGAAGATGAAGAAGCGAGTAAAGAAGAGGTTCAGCCTCTTGAATTACAGATTGAAGGCGGAAATTTCAAGAAGGGAGGAAATGCTTCGAGTAGAATTAAGAAGACCTTGCAGCAATTAGAAATTTCAGCAGCTGTCATTAGAAAGGCAGCTATTGTAATCTATGAAGCAGAAATGAATGTAATAATTCATGCTAAACGGGGTAAAGTATTGTTAGAAGTTGATCAGAGCCGGATTAAAATAACAGTTGAAGATTCAGGCCCTGGAATTAAAGATGTAGAATCTGCTATGGAGCCGGGTTATTCTACTGCTTCTGAATATATACGGGAATTAGGGTTTGGAGCTGGTATGGGACTAGCCAATATCAAACGCTATTCAGATGAATTAAATATTGATTCAAAAGTCAGTCAAGGTACCAAAATAGAAGCGGAGATCTATCTGGAGTCGGATGATTAA
- a CDS encoding FAD-binding protein — protein MSNYTIDYANCTLCEECIEACPFDAIEIVDDKVEINAACKACGICVDTCPEGVIQPVEDEREAVNKDEYSDVLVFAEQLEGEIHPVTYELMGKGRELADKIDQELHVILLGHNLTDQTDEILAHGADKVYVYDQEELHHYNVQPYATAIEDCIKRTKPTIVLIGATSIGRSLAPRVATRFRTGLTADCTILDVRENTDLVQTRPAFGGNIMARILTTRHRPQMATMRYKVMEPIPRVENPTGEVVEFSVSKEKLETRAKICEITKKPDVESIEDADVIVAVGRGIREEKDLEMAQELADLLGGKLGTTRPLIEKGWTEHKQQIGLSGRTVRPELIITLGISGAVQFVAGMKNSENIFAVNNDPEANIFDVAHYGVVGDLYEVLPRLIEKIKNGENILAS, from the coding sequence ATGAGCAACTATACTATAGATTATGCAAACTGTACTTTGTGTGAAGAATGTATTGAGGCTTGTCCCTTTGATGCTATAGAAATAGTAGATGATAAAGTTGAAATAAATGCTGCCTGTAAAGCTTGTGGAATCTGTGTTGATACTTGTCCAGAAGGCGTTATTCAACCTGTTGAGGATGAACGGGAAGCCGTTAATAAGGATGAGTATAGTGATGTATTAGTCTTTGCTGAACAGCTGGAAGGCGAGATTCATCCTGTAACTTATGAATTAATGGGTAAGGGTAGAGAATTAGCTGATAAGATAGATCAGGAACTCCATGTAATCTTGCTTGGACATAATCTAACAGATCAGACTGATGAAATTCTTGCTCATGGGGCTGATAAAGTGTATGTTTATGATCAAGAAGAATTACATCATTATAATGTTCAGCCTTATGCAACAGCAATCGAAGACTGTATTAAAAGAACTAAGCCTACTATTGTATTGATAGGAGCTACGTCTATCGGTCGTTCTCTTGCTCCGCGGGTTGCTACTAGATTCAGAACCGGTTTAACTGCTGATTGTACTATTCTGGATGTTAGAGAGAATACTGATTTAGTACAGACTCGGCCTGCCTTCGGTGGTAACATTATGGCGAGAATCCTGACTACCAGACACCGGCCGCAGATGGCTACTATGCGTTATAAGGTTATGGAGCCGATTCCAAGGGTTGAGAATCCAACTGGTGAGGTTGTAGAGTTCAGCGTTTCGAAAGAAAAATTAGAAACAAGAGCTAAGATTTGTGAGATTACCAAGAAGCCAGACGTAGAAAGTATAGAAGATGCTGATGTTATTGTGGCAGTTGGTCGAGGAATTAGAGAAGAGAAGGATTTAGAGATGGCACAGGAACTTGCTGATTTATTAGGGGGGAAATTAGGAACTACTCGGCCGCTGATTGAAAAAGGCTGGACTGAACATAAGCAACAGATTGGCTTGAGCGGTAGAACAGTACGTCCAGAATTAATAATTACATTGGGAATTTCGGGAGCAGTTCAGTTTGTAGCTGGCATGAAGAATTCAGAGAATATCTTTGCTGTAAATAATGATCCTGAGGCGAATATCTTTGATGTAGCACATTATGGAGTAGTAGGAGATCTTTACGAAGTTCTTCCTAGATTGATTGAAAAGATCAAGAATGGAGAGAATATTTTAGCTAGTTAA
- a CDS encoding ATP-binding protein has product MKELSLHILDLVQNSIKAEATEVRIEIIEDLTADKMKILIIDNGQGISEEFLEDVLDPFTTTRTTRKVGLGLPLFQAAAEQCNGELNISSTEGKGTTVEATFQHSHIDRVPLGDIVGTIVTIIQGNPDLDLYYRHVIDNEEFSFVTSDLRDRLQGVPLNKPEVIKFIKEYLSENIEKIKKTEELK; this is encoded by the coding sequence GTGAAAGAATTATCGCTGCATATTTTGGATTTAGTACAGAATTCTATCAAGGCTGAAGCTACAGAAGTAAGAATAGAAATAATTGAGGATTTAACAGCTGACAAGATGAAGATCTTGATTATTGATAATGGTCAAGGGATTTCTGAAGAATTTCTTGAAGATGTCTTAGATCCCTTTACTACAACCAGGACTACTCGAAAAGTAGGTTTAGGTCTGCCGCTCTTTCAAGCAGCAGCTGAACAGTGTAATGGAGAATTAAATATTTCATCTACAGAGGGTAAAGGCACAACAGTAGAAGCTACTTTTCAGCACAGCCATATTGACCGGGTACCTTTAGGAGATATTGTGGGAACTATTGTAACAATTATTCAGGGGAATCCTGATTTAGATCTTTATTATCGACATGTAATTGATAATGAAGAATTTTCATTTGTTACATCAGATCTTAGAGATAGATTACAGGGAGTGCCGCTTAATAAGCCGGAAGTAATTAAGTTTATTAAAGAATATTTATCAGAAAATATAGAAAAAATTAAAAAGACAGAAGAATTAAAGTAA